A single genomic interval of bacterium harbors:
- the rpmG gene encoding 50S ribosomal protein L33: MAKNKVITRLVCGTCKERNYTQRVSKKRTVGSLKLSKFCPRCRAHSEHKESK, from the coding sequence ATGGCGAAAAACAAGGTTATTACTCGTCTGGTGTGTGGAACATGTAAAGAGCGTAATTATACGCAGCGTGTTTCAAAAAAAAGAACTGTCGGTTCGCTTAAGCTTAGTAAGTTTTGTCCAAGGTGTCGTGCGCACAGTGAACATAAAGAAAGCAAGTAA
- the secE gene encoding preprotein translocase subunit SecE, protein MLVNTVTKFLQEVHSEMSKVTWPTKEDFVGSLFVTLILVVAFAIYLALLDIAFSMLARFMFQWYGG, encoded by the coding sequence ATGCTTGTAAATACGGTAACAAAATTTTTACAGGAAGTGCATTCTGAGATGAGTAAAGTAACGTGGCCAACAAAAGAAGATTTTGTTGGATCACTTTTTGTTACCCTTATCCTTGTTGTTGCTTTCGCGATCTATTTGGCTCTTTTAGATATCGCATTTTCAATGTTGGCACGCTTTATGTTTCAGTGGTATGGCGGATAA
- the nusG gene encoding transcription termination/antitermination factor NusG — protein MKRWYVLQVYPGYEERVKKEIQSLIAKEALDDDFGQILVPSAKLKPLFDGAMDKGFQEQQLFPGYVLVEMEMSVRTMSASLASPRAVRFLGGDQPVPMSNQEVSRVVSQMKGEIAIVQEKEEFVVGQEVEIKDGPFAGFVGVIDKTDKHNERLIVMVSIFGRMTPVELAFDQVK, from the coding sequence ATGAAACGTTGGTATGTTTTGCAGGTTTATCCTGGTTATGAAGAGCGCGTGAAAAAAGAGATCCAATCGTTGATTGCAAAAGAGGCTCTGGATGATGACTTTGGGCAAATTCTTGTGCCTTCTGCCAAGTTGAAGCCGCTTTTTGATGGTGCTATGGATAAGGGGTTTCAAGAGCAGCAGCTGTTTCCTGGATACGTGTTAGTAGAGATGGAAATGAGTGTTCGTACGATGAGTGCCTCTCTTGCAAGTCCGCGTGCCGTCAGGTTTTTGGGCGGAGATCAACCGGTGCCAATGTCAAATCAAGAAGTAAGCCGTGTAGTATCGCAAATGAAGGGTGAGATTGCTATTGTTCAGGAAAAAGAAGAGTTTGTCGTTGGACAGGAAGTAGAGATAAAAGACGGGCCGTTTGCGGGTTTTGTTGGAGTTATTGACAAAACAGATAAGCATAATGAGCGATTAATTGTTATGGTGAGTATTTTTGGTAGAATGACTCCTGTTGAACTTGCATTTGATCAGGTCAAGTAG
- the rplK gene encoding 50S ribosomal protein L11, which produces MAKKIKVQIRLLLPGGAATPATKAGPALGQHKVNIMEFCKQFNARTADRKGQVVPVNIVVYEDLSFEFEAKTPPASELIKKKANVTKGASKPHEQKVGKISWKDAEEIARIKMADLNAHSIEAARTMIAGSARSMGIDVVD; this is translated from the coding sequence ATGGCTAAAAAAATTAAAGTTCAGATAAGATTGCTTTTGCCTGGCGGTGCTGCAACTCCTGCAACAAAAGCAGGCCCCGCACTTGGTCAGCATAAAGTCAATATAATGGAGTTTTGTAAGCAGTTTAACGCAAGGACCGCGGATCGTAAAGGTCAAGTTGTGCCTGTTAATATTGTGGTGTATGAGGATCTGAGTTTTGAATTTGAAGCAAAGACTCCTCCTGCGTCTGAGCTTATTAAAAAGAAGGCGAATGTGACTAAGGGTGCTTCTAAGCCTCACGAGCAAAAGGTAGGCAAGATTAGTTGGAAGGATGCGGAAGAGATTGCGCGTATAAAAATGGCCGATCTTAATGCACATTCAATTGAAGCTGCTCGTACCATGATTGCCGGAAGTGCAAGGAGCATGGGAATAGATGTAGTTGATTAA
- a CDS encoding 50S ribosomal protein L1, with amino-acid sequence MARGGKNHRKIANIVPAGTILSVKGALEKVKSLAYAKFDESVDLDVVLGIDASKGDQAIRSAVQLPHGNGKKMRVVVFAKGDYAEAAKQAGADFVGSQDLVDKVLTGWVDFEVAIATPDMMGLVGQLGKILGSRGLLPNKKDDTVTFDVAAAVKSFKAGRARFKNDKQGNVHFSIGKVSFTADRLYDNFVSFVRALVQAKPVAAKGKFLKKVTVTSTMGVGLSVNLEEVSALL; translated from the coding sequence ATGGCAAGAGGTGGAAAAAACCATCGTAAGATTGCGAATATAGTGCCGGCAGGAACTATATTAAGTGTAAAAGGGGCCCTTGAGAAGGTAAAGTCCCTTGCGTATGCAAAGTTTGATGAATCGGTTGATTTAGATGTTGTTTTGGGTATAGATGCATCAAAAGGTGATCAGGCGATACGTTCTGCTGTTCAGTTGCCGCATGGGAATGGTAAAAAGATGCGTGTTGTTGTTTTTGCAAAAGGTGATTATGCAGAAGCTGCAAAACAGGCAGGCGCAGATTTTGTTGGGTCTCAGGACCTGGTAGATAAAGTCCTTACAGGTTGGGTTGATTTTGAAGTTGCGATTGCTACTCCTGATATGATGGGTCTTGTAGGTCAGTTAGGTAAGATCCTTGGTTCTCGTGGGCTTTTGCCAAATAAAAAGGATGACACTGTCACATTTGATGTTGCTGCTGCGGTTAAAAGTTTTAAAGCTGGAAGAGCACGCTTTAAAAATGATAAACAGGGCAATGTGCATTTTTCGATCGGCAAGGTTTCGTTTACTGCTGATCGTTTATATGATAATTTTGTTTCCTTTGTGCGAGCGCTTGTACAAGCTAAGCCCGTTGCTGCAAAGGGAAAGTTTTTAAAGAAAGTGACTGTGACTTCAACCATGGGTGTTGGCCTATCTGTAAACCTTGAAGAAGTGAGCGCACTACTATAG
- a CDS encoding 50S ribosomal protein L10 → MKKHEKIQVVNLLRGEFDATEAAFLVNFKGLTVKQMQALRKELRHDGGSLRVSKARLIKRAVGDLEGGQQFVPYLKEQVAVVFAQKDFPAVAKVLHGFSKKHEALQLVAGLLEAKVVDKKAIVRIADLPTKEVLIAQLCGLLNAPAGRMASLLHKLIARLLYVLKTISEQNAG, encoded by the coding sequence ATGAAAAAACATGAAAAAATTCAAGTAGTCAATCTGCTTCGTGGAGAATTTGATGCTACTGAAGCCGCTTTTCTTGTTAACTTTAAAGGATTAACGGTTAAACAGATGCAAGCCTTAAGAAAAGAGTTGCGTCATGATGGTGGTTCTTTGAGGGTTTCTAAGGCGCGTTTGATAAAACGTGCAGTAGGTGATCTGGAAGGTGGTCAGCAGTTTGTTCCTTATTTAAAAGAGCAGGTTGCGGTTGTTTTTGCTCAGAAAGATTTTCCAGCAGTTGCAAAAGTTTTGCATGGCTTTTCAAAAAAACATGAAGCATTGCAGTTAGTTGCCGGTCTTTTGGAGGCTAAAGTTGTAGATAAAAAAGCGATTGTTCGCATTGCTGATTTGCCAACAAAAGAGGTGCTTATTGCACAACTTTGTGGTCTATTGAATGCACCTGCAGGCAGAATGGCTTCTTTGTTACACAAGCTTATTGCGAGATTGTTATATGTGCTCAAAACTATTTCCGAGCAAAATGCTGGGTGA
- the rplL gene encoding 50S ribosomal protein L7/L12, whose product MAAKHEKLVEEIKGLTLLEVSDLVKALEEAFGVSAAMPTAAVAAVTASAPAAAAEAEKANYKVTLQAAGAEPIKVIKAVKALMPSLNLVEAKAKVEGAPTVLADSVAKDDAMKMKKELEAAGAKVELA is encoded by the coding sequence ATGGCAGCAAAGCATGAAAAATTAGTAGAAGAAATAAAAGGTCTTACTTTATTAGAAGTAAGTGATTTGGTGAAGGCTTTGGAAGAAGCTTTTGGTGTTTCGGCGGCTATGCCAACTGCGGCTGTAGCAGCAGTTACAGCTTCAGCGCCGGCAGCAGCGGCAGAGGCTGAAAAAGCAAATTACAAAGTAACGTTACAAGCAGCTGGTGCCGAACCAATCAAAGTTATTAAGGCTGTTAAGGCTTTGATGCCTAGCCTTAATTTGGTTGAAGCAAAAGCGAAAGTAGAAGGCGCGCCTACAGTTCTTGCTGATTCAGTAGCAAAAGATGATGCTATGAAGATGAAAAAAGAGCTTGAAGCTGCGGGTGCTAAAGTAGAACTAGCGTAA
- the rpoB gene encoding DNA-directed RNA polymerase subunit beta: MSIVSVGTVRKVFGKIKDVVPIPNLVEIQSSSFNDFVQLDMLPEERANIGLEKVLRDIFPIDYEDKLSLQYVSYELGTWACACGKLSGLVARYQWQCQQCDATGVSRLKSRTCPQCQKKGAFYKHCVDCLTRVVVKLPMTVDECRISGQTFSMPLKVKMQLISWDIQPDSSKKIHDIKEQDIFFVDLPVMVDLYQEDGVFKLGNFGTFLINGIDRVVVSQLHRSPGVVFSQSKKIKDYRGKPYYLARLIPMRGSWMDFEFDSNDLLYVRIDKKKKMLVTTFLQALGLSRQDIVKQFYKFDTLSVKKGEYQRIIDDTVIGQRIEKGMLPAVHEKDFIGQRISLQMLAKLKKLDISHFVIRENSLLNRVVAQDFINTTTGEIIFEQGEVITESHLEKMRVIGDGKLVLIQSSGYVFQPVIALTLTQDKCMNYEDALKEVHAKLWPGDSASVREIKERLDNLFFNSRFYDLTKVGRMRINRKFGLTTSADQLALTKEDIFATIAYLVNLREKGEGVLDDIDHLGNRRVRLVGELLFNQMYLGFMRVERIVRERFRIQEAHNALMPQDLLNVKPISAVHREFFGSGQLSQFNDQTNPLSDIAHKTRLSALGPGGVMKDRATFEVRDVHTSHYGRICPIKTPEGQTVGLISSFSIYATVNEYGFIETPYRAVKNKKVQDEVVYFDAFEESEKYIAQADAIDSVTGGFMGDKVPARYEGDFVAVEADKISYVDLSPKQLVSVSAALIPFLEHDDAVRALMGSNMQQQAVPLIKPEAPIVGTGVEVEIVKASGAVLTAKRAGVVDYVSSSKIVIRATLDQFDSSEDWIASAIDTYHLKKFQRSSYSTWIHHEPIVKVGDHVEVGDILTNGSAVKNGELALGKNLLVAFMPWNGFNFEDAIVVSRRLVSDDVFTSVHIDEYLVDSRDTKLGPEEITRDIPNVSENLLTGLDEDGIVRIGTRVKAGDILVGKVTLKGDIQYSPEEKLLRAIFGEKSREVRDTSLRVPPGVEGTVVDVKIFARGGVRRSKRYKQEVEQQIVEFDSDYRHHVKFLTLAVKDKIVDLLQGQTGTIGAQKELVVFGQEMLAQMSLDDLSRLKVKSKTLNEQVKRLKVAYDTQLRVLQGLKEERINKMKRGDTLPSGVIKMVKVYIAMKRHIAVGDKIAGRHGNKGVVSVLVPREDMPYTEDGTPIDVVLNPLGIPSRMNVGQILETLLGLAGRNYALDIEQAMQAGYEDIKKSLSDIYGAELIENYERKYSQEGIKELATRTAKEGVLFKTPVFDSADYQTDVAPLLKGLKLPAAGSFKLRDGRTGEYFDQPVTVGVLYMIKLNHMVDDKLHARSVGPYSLVTQQPLGGKAKQGGQRFGEMEVWALEAYGAAYTLREMLTYKSDDVTGRHKVYQAIVNKENIPAPGVPESFNVLIKELQSLGLQVDLLKVGKEDVVE; this comes from the coding sequence ATGTCTATTGTCAGCGTTGGTACTGTTCGTAAGGTATTTGGGAAAATAAAAGATGTGGTACCTATACCAAATTTGGTTGAGATACAGTCATCATCTTTCAATGATTTTGTTCAATTGGATATGCTTCCTGAGGAGCGTGCAAATATAGGACTTGAAAAGGTTTTGCGTGATATTTTTCCTATAGATTATGAGGACAAGCTTTCTTTGCAATATGTGAGCTATGAACTTGGTACGTGGGCATGTGCATGCGGTAAACTATCTGGACTAGTTGCGCGTTATCAATGGCAATGTCAGCAGTGTGATGCGACAGGGGTGTCACGTTTAAAATCTCGAACGTGTCCTCAGTGTCAAAAAAAAGGTGCTTTTTACAAGCATTGTGTTGATTGTTTGACAAGGGTTGTGGTTAAATTGCCTATGACTGTTGATGAGTGCAGAATCAGTGGGCAGACCTTCAGTATGCCGCTTAAAGTAAAAATGCAGTTAATTTCTTGGGATATACAGCCAGATAGTTCGAAAAAGATTCATGATATTAAAGAACAGGATATATTTTTTGTAGATCTTCCTGTAATGGTTGACTTGTATCAAGAAGATGGCGTCTTTAAGCTAGGTAATTTTGGTACATTTCTTATTAATGGTATTGACAGAGTTGTGGTAAGTCAGCTCCATCGTTCACCTGGAGTAGTTTTTTCTCAAAGTAAAAAGATCAAAGATTATCGTGGTAAGCCCTATTATTTAGCACGGCTTATTCCTATGCGTGGTTCTTGGATGGATTTTGAGTTTGATAGCAATGATCTGTTGTACGTTAGAATAGATAAAAAAAAGAAAATGTTAGTTACAACATTTTTACAAGCTTTGGGTTTGAGTAGGCAGGATATTGTAAAGCAGTTTTATAAGTTTGATACCCTTTCTGTTAAAAAAGGTGAATATCAGCGGATTATTGATGACACTGTTATTGGCCAACGCATAGAAAAAGGTATGTTGCCTGCTGTGCATGAAAAAGATTTTATTGGACAACGTATCTCACTGCAGATGCTTGCAAAGCTTAAAAAATTGGATATTTCGCACTTTGTAATTCGTGAAAATAGTTTATTAAATCGTGTTGTAGCTCAGGATTTTATTAACACTACTACCGGAGAAATTATTTTTGAACAGGGCGAGGTTATTACTGAGTCTCATCTGGAGAAAATGAGGGTTATCGGTGATGGTAAATTGGTCCTTATTCAGTCTTCTGGGTATGTATTCCAACCAGTGATTGCGCTTACCCTGACCCAAGATAAGTGTATGAACTATGAGGATGCGTTGAAAGAGGTGCATGCAAAACTATGGCCTGGCGATAGTGCTTCTGTTAGAGAAATAAAAGAACGACTTGATAATCTGTTTTTTAATAGTCGCTTTTATGATCTTACTAAAGTTGGTCGTATGCGTATTAATCGTAAATTTGGTCTTACGACTTCTGCTGACCAGCTCGCCCTTACCAAAGAGGATATTTTTGCAACTATTGCTTATTTAGTTAATTTACGAGAAAAAGGTGAAGGTGTTTTGGATGATATAGACCACCTTGGCAATCGTCGTGTTCGCCTGGTTGGTGAGCTACTATTTAACCAGATGTATTTAGGATTTATGCGTGTTGAACGAATAGTGCGTGAACGATTTCGCATACAAGAGGCACATAATGCGTTAATGCCACAGGATCTTCTGAACGTTAAACCGATAAGTGCGGTTCATAGAGAATTTTTTGGTTCTGGCCAGCTATCACAGTTTAATGATCAGACAAATCCTTTATCTGATATTGCACATAAAACTAGACTTTCAGCGCTCGGGCCCGGCGGCGTGATGAAGGATCGTGCAACCTTTGAAGTTCGCGATGTTCATACATCACATTATGGCCGTATCTGTCCAATTAAAACTCCTGAAGGACAGACAGTAGGGTTGATTTCATCTTTTTCAATTTATGCAACGGTCAATGAGTATGGTTTTATAGAGACTCCATACAGAGCTGTAAAAAATAAGAAGGTTCAGGATGAAGTTGTGTATTTTGATGCGTTTGAGGAATCTGAAAAGTATATTGCCCAGGCTGATGCGATTGACTCTGTAACTGGTGGTTTTATGGGAGACAAAGTCCCTGCTCGTTATGAGGGAGATTTTGTAGCAGTTGAAGCAGATAAGATTTCTTATGTTGATTTGTCACCTAAGCAGTTAGTTTCTGTTTCTGCAGCGCTCATACCGTTTTTAGAACATGACGATGCGGTACGTGCTTTAATGGGTTCGAACATGCAGCAGCAGGCTGTGCCCTTGATTAAACCTGAAGCACCCATTGTTGGTACTGGAGTTGAAGTTGAAATAGTTAAGGCTTCGGGTGCTGTCTTGACGGCAAAAAGAGCTGGTGTTGTTGATTATGTTTCATCCAGTAAAATTGTTATCAGAGCAACGCTTGATCAGTTTGATAGCTCAGAGGATTGGATTGCTTCTGCGATAGATACCTATCATTTGAAAAAATTTCAACGCTCAAGTTATAGTACCTGGATTCATCATGAACCGATTGTCAAGGTTGGCGATCATGTTGAAGTTGGTGATATTTTAACAAATGGCTCTGCCGTTAAAAATGGTGAGTTAGCATTAGGCAAAAACTTACTTGTAGCATTTATGCCTTGGAATGGATTTAACTTTGAAGATGCTATTGTGGTAAGTAGAAGACTTGTTTCTGATGATGTGTTTACTTCTGTCCATATCGATGAGTATCTTGTAGATTCGCGAGACACAAAGCTTGGTCCCGAAGAGATTACCAGAGATATACCGAATGTGAGTGAAAATTTACTTACTGGTTTAGATGAAGATGGCATTGTAAGAATTGGAACTCGCGTAAAAGCAGGGGATATCCTTGTAGGTAAGGTAACGCTTAAGGGAGATATACAGTATTCTCCTGAGGAAAAGCTTTTGCGTGCTATTTTTGGGGAAAAGTCTCGTGAGGTGCGTGATACTTCTTTGCGTGTTCCGCCTGGGGTTGAGGGCACTGTGGTTGACGTTAAGATTTTTGCGCGAGGCGGTGTTCGAAGAAGTAAGCGTTATAAGCAAGAGGTTGAGCAGCAGATTGTTGAGTTTGATAGTGATTATAGACATCATGTTAAGTTTTTAACTTTAGCGGTCAAAGATAAAATTGTTGATTTATTACAGGGGCAAACGGGAACCATAGGTGCTCAGAAAGAACTGGTAGTATTTGGCCAAGAAATGCTTGCTCAGATGTCTTTAGATGATCTATCTCGTTTAAAAGTTAAAAGTAAAACTTTAAATGAACAAGTAAAACGATTAAAGGTTGCATATGATACGCAGCTACGTGTCTTGCAAGGATTAAAAGAAGAACGTATCAATAAAATGAAACGTGGAGATACTTTGCCGTCCGGTGTCATTAAAATGGTTAAAGTATACATTGCAATGAAGCGTCATATTGCAGTTGGAGATAAAATCGCTGGTCGTCATGGTAACAAAGGTGTTGTTTCTGTATTAGTACCAAGAGAAGATATGCCGTATACGGAAGATGGGACACCGATCGATGTTGTCTTGAATCCATTGGGTATTCCTTCACGTATGAACGTTGGACAGATCTTAGAAACACTACTTGGATTAGCGGGTAGGAATTATGCCTTGGATATTGAGCAGGCGATGCAGGCTGGATATGAGGATATTAAAAAATCTTTATCAGATATCTATGGTGCCGAGTTAATTGAAAATTATGAACGCAAATATAGCCAAGAAGGGATTAAGGAGCTTGCAACTCGTACTGCAAAAGAGGGCGTGTTATTTAAAACACCTGTTTTTGATAGTGCTGATTATCAGACAGATGTTGCTCCGTTATTAAAAGGTCTGAAGTTGCCTGCTGCTGGATCGTTCAAATTAAGAGATGGACGTACAGGAGAATACTTTGATCAGCCGGTCACGGTTGGTGTGTTATATATGATTAAACTTAATCATATGGTTGATGACAAGTTGCATGCCCGCTCTGTTGGGCCATATTCCCTTGTAACACAGCAGCCGCTCGGAGGTAAAGCCAAACAGGGTGGACAAAGGTTTGGTGAGATGGAAGTGTGGGCACTTGAGGCGTATGGTGCAGCTTATACATTAAGAGAAATGTTAACATACAAATCCGATGATGTAACGGGAAGGCATAAGGTATATCAAGCTATAGTGAATAAAGAAAATATTCCAGCACCAGGGGTTCCGGAATCCTTTAATGTTTTAATTAAAGAGTTGCAAAGCTTGGGGCTTCAGGTTGATCTTCTTAAAGTTGGCAAGGAGGACGTTGTTGAATAA